A genomic window from Gemmatimonadota bacterium includes:
- a CDS encoding YHS domain-containing protein yields the protein AAEYGGRTYYFCSQECRQEFEAHPQDYAED from the coding sequence CTGCGGCGGAATACGGTGGCCGGACATATTACTTCTGCAGTCAGGAGTGCCGGCAGGAATTCGAGGCTCACCCCCAGGACTACGCGGAGGATTGA